A window of Hypnocyclicus thermotrophus contains these coding sequences:
- a CDS encoding ABC transporter ATP-binding protein — MSIVKIKKLTKEYHNGKIFVKALKNITLDIKKGEFSVIAGPSGSGKTTLLNIIGAMDKLTTGEIIIDGENISNLSKKEAADFRRRKIGFIFQSYNLIPVLTAYENIELALDLVGGYTKKEKDMLIEEILDQVGILNLKNRKPLEMSGGQQQRVAIARALVKKPAIILADEPTANLDTDTGESILDVMEKLNKELNTTFIFSSHDIMIIERARRIIKLRDGILQN; from the coding sequence ATGAGTATTGTAAAAATTAAAAAATTAACAAAAGAGTATCATAATGGAAAAATTTTTGTAAAAGCATTAAAAAATATCACTTTAGATATTAAAAAAGGAGAATTTTCAGTAATTGCAGGACCTTCTGGCAGCGGAAAAACAACATTATTAAATATAATTGGTGCTATGGATAAATTAACAACCGGAGAAATTATTATTGATGGAGAAAATATAAGTAATTTAAGTAAAAAAGAAGCAGCTGATTTTAGAAGACGAAAGATAGGTTTTATCTTTCAAAGTTATAATTTAATACCTGTACTTACAGCATATGAGAATATAGAACTTGCTCTTGATTTAGTCGGAGGATATACAAAAAAAGAAAAAGATATGTTAATAGAAGAAATTTTAGATCAGGTAGGAATATTAAACCTTAAAAATAGAAAACCTCTTGAAATGTCAGGTGGACAACAACAAAGAGTTGCCATTGCTAGAGCACTTGTAAAAAAACCAGCTATTATATTAGCAGATGAACCTACTGCAAACCTTGATACTGATACTGGAGAATCTATTTTAGATGTAATGGAAAAATTAAACAAAGAATTAAATACAACTTTTATTTTTTCATCACATGATATTATGATAATAGAAAGAGCTAGAAGAATAATAAAATTAAGAGATGGTATTTTACAAAATTAA
- a CDS encoding ABC transporter permease yields the protein MIFKMAFRNIFRHKIRTFLTLIIIIVGVMVAILGEGLNRGLERQIIDTSIRTEIGINKLYQKGYYDEKEDNDSKDFLIENEKEIREILKNKKSAYRIYFNGSINNGVEELQINFYGVDRSEEDKIFNRSSYLLKGNFLKNKKNIVIGYELANLLNLKIGDSITIIARTKDNNINAYDLIIGGILKTENPFIDGKTAFIDINFAKEFIDIDKINDIVVNEELTKDEIKKLNDLGVRVVNYKEELSGLLDIVKIRRKAFGIISIVILLMAGVGIINTMLMVMLERRKEIGILMANGMRKKEILILFLYEGMMLGVFGSLIGFILGSIITLKLQQTGIPLPQDFNDGGFALPISQKFYVYYDFGISFIYFIVGVVVALFASFYPSNKATKLEPVEVIRNN from the coding sequence ATGATATTTAAAATGGCATTTAGAAATATATTTAGACATAAAATAAGAACTTTTCTTACTCTTATAATAATTATAGTAGGAGTAATGGTTGCAATACTTGGAGAAGGGTTAAATAGGGGACTTGAAAGACAGATAATTGATACATCTATTCGTACAGAAATTGGGATAAATAAGCTTTATCAAAAAGGTTATTATGATGAAAAAGAAGATAATGATTCAAAAGATTTCTTAATAGAAAATGAAAAAGAGATAAGAGAAATATTAAAAAATAAAAAGAGTGCATATAGAATTTATTTTAATGGTTCTATAAATAATGGAGTTGAAGAATTACAAATAAATTTTTATGGAGTAGATAGATCTGAAGAAGATAAAATTTTTAATAGAAGTAGTTACCTTTTAAAAGGAAATTTCTTAAAAAATAAAAAAAATATAGTTATTGGATATGAACTTGCTAATTTATTAAATTTAAAAATTGGTGATAGTATCACAATAATAGCTAGAACTAAAGATAATAATATAAATGCATATGATTTAATTATAGGAGGAATTTTAAAAACTGAGAATCCTTTTATTGATGGAAAAACAGCTTTTATAGATATTAATTTTGCAAAAGAGTTTATTGATATAGATAAAATAAATGATATTGTAGTAAATGAAGAATTAACTAAAGATGAAATAAAAAAATTAAATGATTTAGGGGTAAGAGTTGTAAATTATAAAGAAGAATTAAGTGGACTTTTAGATATTGTAAAAATTAGAAGAAAAGCATTTGGAATAATAAGTATAGTAATTTTACTAATGGCAGGAGTAGGAATAATAAATACTATGCTTATGGTTATGTTGGAAAGAAGAAAAGAAATAGGAATACTTATGGCAAATGGTATGAGAAAAAAAGAAATTCTAATACTTTTTTTATATGAAGGAATGATGCTTGGAGTATTTGGAAGTTTAATAGGATTTATACTAGGCTCTATTATTACTTTAAAGCTTCAGCAAACAGGAATACCACTTCCTCAAGATTTTAATGATGGTGGTTTTGCACTTCCTATATCTCAAAAATTTTATGTATATTATGATTTTGGAATATCTTTTATATATTTTATAGTAGGAGTAGTCGTTGCTTTATTTGCTAGCTTTTATCCTTCGAATAAAGCAACAAAGTTAGAACCAGTAGAAGTAATAAGAAATAATTAG
- a CDS encoding ABC transporter permease — translation MIISGIFKTNNILLDKNVIFLSRNFAKEFLEIDKINDIVIKDELLDNELEKLNKLNIEIINYTIELKNMIEAMKIKRQSMFVVSIILLLMAGVGIINTMLMVMLERKREIGILMANGMNRKEILILFLSEGTTIGVIGSTIGFILGTLVTLYYQKNGILLPKEIDSFTNNIPISSIFYFSYNSTISFIYLIIGILVAAISSIYPAYKATTLEPAEVIRNY, via the coding sequence ATGATTATTTCGGGAATATTTAAAACAAATAATATTCTTCTAGATAAAAATGTAATATTTTTATCTAGAAATTTTGCTAAAGAGTTTTTAGAAATTGATAAAATAAATGATATTGTTATAAAAGATGAGCTTTTAGATAATGAATTAGAAAAATTAAATAAATTAAATATAGAAATAATAAATTATACTATTGAATTAAAAAACATGATAGAAGCAATGAAAATCAAAAGACAAAGTATGTTTGTAGTTAGTATTATTCTTTTACTTATGGCAGGAGTGGGAATAATAAATACTATGCTTATGGTTATGCTTGAAAGAAAAAGGGAAATAGGCATACTTATGGCAAATGGAATGAATAGAAAAGAGATTTTAATACTTTTTTTATCAGAAGGAACAACTATTGGAGTAATTGGTAGTACAATAGGTTTTATATTGGGGACTTTAGTTACATTATATTATCAAAAAAATGGAATCCTACTTCCTAAAGAGATAGATTCATTTACAAATAATATCCCTATATCAAGTATATTCTACTTTTCATATAATTCTACTATTTCATTTATATATTTAATAATTGGAATACTAGTAGCAGCTATATCAAGTATTTATCCGGCATATAAAGCAACAACTTTAGAACCTGCAGAAGTAATAAGGAATTATTAA